One window of Mesorhizobium sp. WSM4904 genomic DNA carries:
- a CDS encoding ABC transporter ATP-binding protein, with translation MGEPLLALRDLHAWYGEGHALHGVNLEVQRGETVTLLGRNGVGKTTTLRAIMGLIRKRTGSVTFNGKDLIRLPLHRVAHQGIGFVPEERGIFATLTVDENLILPPVVAKGGMSVEEIFELFPNLKERRKSQGTKLSGGEQQMLAIARILRTGVEMLLLDEPTEGLAPVIVQRIGELLATLKKRGMTTLLVEQNFRFAAHIADRFYLMDHGKVVEGFPVEQLSAHTDKLHEVLGV, from the coding sequence ATGGGTGAGCCGCTGCTTGCCCTGCGCGACCTCCACGCCTGGTATGGCGAGGGCCATGCGCTGCATGGGGTTAACCTCGAAGTGCAGCGCGGCGAGACGGTGACGCTGCTTGGCCGCAACGGCGTCGGCAAGACCACCACGTTGCGCGCCATCATGGGGCTGATCCGCAAGCGTACCGGTTCCGTCACCTTCAACGGCAAGGACCTGATCCGCCTGCCGCTCCACCGCGTCGCGCATCAGGGCATCGGCTTCGTGCCGGAGGAACGCGGCATCTTCGCCACGCTCACCGTCGACGAGAACCTGATCCTGCCGCCGGTCGTGGCCAAGGGCGGCATGAGCGTGGAGGAGATCTTCGAGCTCTTCCCCAATCTCAAGGAGCGCCGCAAAAGCCAGGGCACGAAGTTGTCCGGCGGCGAGCAGCAGATGCTGGCAATCGCCCGCATTCTTCGCACCGGCGTCGAGATGCTTTTGCTCGACGAGCCGACCGAGGGACTGGCGCCCGTCATCGTCCAGCGCATCGGCGAATTGCTGGCGACGCTGAAGAAGCGCGGCATGACGACTCTTCTGGTCGAGCAGAATTTCCGCTTCGCCGCCCACATCGCCGACCGCTTCTATCTGATGGACCACGGCAAGGTGGTGGAGGGCTTTCCGGTCGAGCAGCTTTCCGCGCATACCGACAAGCTGCACGAGGTGCTGGGGGTATGA
- a CDS encoding ABC transporter ATP-binding protein, producing the protein MPRVVLSARGLRRDFAGFVAVKDVDLDVHHAKIHALIGPNGAGKTTIFNLLTKFLQPTSGRIELLGTDITRTPPARVARMGLVRSFQISAIFPHLTVLDNVRVALQRPGGLGYQFWRPVSALDRLTPRARELLAIVGLDDAAHRMAGDLSYGRKRVLEIATTLALDPKVLLLDEPMAGMGHEDVGMISGIIRSLAKDRAVLMVEHNLTVVADLCDWITVMQRGQVLAAGDYATVSQDERVRVAYMGTEHGGTEHG; encoded by the coding sequence ATGCCGCGGGTGGTGCTTTCCGCCCGCGGCCTGCGGCGCGACTTCGCCGGTTTCGTCGCGGTTAAGGATGTCGACCTCGACGTTCATCACGCCAAGATTCACGCGCTCATCGGCCCGAACGGCGCCGGCAAGACCACCATCTTCAACCTGTTGACCAAATTCCTGCAGCCGACCAGCGGCAGGATCGAGCTGCTCGGCACCGACATCACCCGCACGCCGCCGGCCAGGGTGGCGCGCATGGGGCTGGTCCGCTCCTTCCAGATCTCGGCGATCTTTCCGCACCTGACCGTCCTCGACAATGTGCGCGTGGCGCTGCAGCGCCCTGGCGGGCTGGGCTACCAGTTCTGGCGCCCGGTCTCGGCGCTTGACCGGCTCACGCCGAGGGCGCGCGAGCTGCTCGCCATCGTCGGGTTGGACGATGCCGCGCATCGTATGGCCGGCGATCTCTCCTATGGCCGGAAGCGCGTGCTGGAGATCGCCACGACGCTGGCGCTCGATCCGAAGGTGCTTTTGCTCGACGAGCCTATGGCGGGCATGGGGCACGAGGATGTCGGGATGATCTCCGGCATCATCCGTTCGCTGGCCAAGGACCGCGCCGTGCTGATGGTCGAGCACAACCTCACCGTCGTCGCCGATCTTTGCGACTGGATCACCGTCATGCAGCGCGGCCAGGTGCTCGCCGCCGGCGACTATGCGACGGTCAGCCAGGACGAGCGCGTGCGCGTCGCTTACATGGGGACCGAGCATGGGGGGACCGAGCATGGGTGA
- a CDS encoding ABC transporter substrate-binding protein — MKASYLVSAALIAASAMPAAAGEISDGKVKIGILNDQSGVYADFGGKWSVEAAKMAVEDFGGKVQGTPIEIVSADHQNKPDIASNIARQWYDTEQVDAIMELTTSSVALAVQGLSKEKKKIDIVTGAASTDLTGKQCSPYGFHWAYDTHSQAVGTGGALVQQGGDSWYFITVDYAFGYSLKEQTAKLVESSGGKVLGEVRYPLGSTDYSSFLLQAQSSGAKIIGLANAGLDTSNSIKQAAEFGIVAGGQRLAALLFTLAEVHGLGLQAAQGVVLTEGYYWDRDDKSRDFAQRFFKRTNRMPNMIQAGTYSAVTQYLKAIDKAGTDETEAVAKQLHEMPVNDVFTANGKVQADGSMVHDMYLYQVKKPEESKKDWDYYTYLATIPGDKAFMKAEESGCPLVTK, encoded by the coding sequence GTGAAAGCATCCTATCTCGTCTCGGCCGCGCTCATTGCGGCATCCGCAATGCCCGCGGCGGCTGGCGAAATTTCCGACGGCAAGGTCAAGATCGGCATCCTCAACGACCAGTCGGGCGTCTATGCCGATTTCGGCGGCAAATGGTCGGTCGAGGCCGCCAAGATGGCGGTCGAGGATTTCGGCGGCAAGGTGCAGGGCACGCCGATCGAGATCGTCAGCGCCGACCACCAGAACAAGCCGGACATCGCCTCCAACATCGCGCGCCAGTGGTACGACACCGAGCAGGTCGACGCGATCATGGAGCTTACGACGTCTTCCGTCGCGCTCGCCGTGCAGGGGCTTTCCAAGGAAAAGAAGAAGATCGACATCGTCACCGGCGCGGCTTCGACCGACCTTACCGGCAAGCAGTGCTCGCCTTATGGCTTCCACTGGGCCTATGACACGCACTCCCAGGCGGTCGGCACCGGCGGCGCGCTGGTGCAGCAGGGCGGCGACAGCTGGTATTTCATCACCGTCGACTACGCCTTCGGCTACTCGCTGAAGGAGCAGACCGCCAAGCTGGTCGAATCCAGCGGCGGCAAGGTGCTGGGCGAGGTGCGTTATCCGCTGGGCTCCACCGACTATTCCTCCTTCCTGCTGCAGGCGCAGTCCTCCGGCGCCAAGATCATCGGCCTTGCCAATGCCGGCCTCGATACCTCCAATTCGATCAAGCAGGCGGCCGAGTTCGGCATCGTCGCCGGCGGCCAGCGGCTGGCAGCTCTTCTCTTCACGCTGGCCGAGGTGCATGGCCTTGGCCTGCAGGCGGCGCAGGGCGTCGTGCTCACCGAAGGCTATTACTGGGACCGCGACGACAAGAGCCGCGATTTCGCGCAGCGCTTCTTCAAGCGCACCAACCGCATGCCGAACATGATCCAGGCCGGCACCTATTCGGCGGTGACGCAGTACCTCAAGGCCATCGACAAGGCCGGCACCGACGAGACCGAGGCGGTGGCCAAGCAACTGCACGAGATGCCGGTCAACGACGTCTTCACCGCCAACGGCAAGGTGCAGGCCGACGGTTCGATGGTGCACGACATGTATCTCTACCAGGTCAAGAAGCCGGAAGAGTCGAAGAAGGACTGGGACTACTACACCTATCTGGCGACCATTCCCGGCGACAAGGCGTTCATGAAGGCCGAGGAAAGCGGCTGTCCGCTCGTCACCAAGTGA
- a CDS encoding branched-chain amino acid ABC transporter permease: MTMIFGIPIQALLGQLLVGLINGSFYAMLSLGLAVIFGLLRIINFAHGALYMLGAFIGYLLLVHLGIGYWPALIIVPLAVGLFGIVVERLALSRLYRLDPLYGLLFTFGLALVIEGVFRYYYGVSGNPYAVPTLLAGGTNLGFMFLPNYRGWVVVASLIVCIGTWLLIEKTRLGSYLRAATENPELVQAFGVNVPLLLTLTYGLGAALAGLAGILAAPVYQVSPLMGSDLIIVVFAVVVVGGMGSILGAIVTGYMLGLAEGLTKVFYPEASNLVVFVIMAVVLLLRPAGLFGRDA; this comes from the coding sequence ATGACCATGATCTTCGGCATCCCCATCCAGGCGCTTCTCGGCCAGCTCCTTGTCGGCCTCATCAACGGCTCCTTCTATGCCATGCTCAGCCTTGGCCTCGCCGTCATCTTCGGCCTGCTGCGCATCATCAATTTCGCTCACGGCGCGCTCTATATGCTCGGCGCCTTCATCGGCTATCTGCTGCTCGTCCATTTGGGCATCGGCTACTGGCCGGCGCTGATCATCGTGCCTTTGGCCGTCGGCCTGTTCGGCATCGTCGTCGAGCGCCTGGCGCTGTCGCGCCTCTACCGCCTCGATCCCCTCTACGGCCTGCTCTTCACCTTTGGCCTGGCGCTCGTCATCGAAGGCGTGTTCCGCTACTACTACGGCGTCTCCGGCAACCCCTATGCGGTGCCGACGCTGCTTGCCGGCGGCACCAATCTCGGCTTCATGTTCCTGCCCAACTATCGCGGCTGGGTGGTGGTGGCCTCGCTCATCGTCTGCATCGGCACCTGGCTGCTGATCGAGAAGACCAGGCTCGGCTCCTACTTGCGCGCCGCCACCGAGAACCCCGAACTGGTGCAGGCATTCGGCGTCAACGTGCCGCTCTTGCTCACGCTCACCTACGGGCTGGGTGCGGCGCTGGCGGGCCTTGCCGGCATCCTCGCCGCGCCCGTCTACCAGGTCAGCCCGCTGATGGGCTCGGACCTGATCATCGTCGTCTTCGCCGTCGTCGTGGTCGGCGGCATGGGCTCGATCTTAGGGGCCATCGTCACCGGCTACATGCTCGGCCTCGCCGAGGGCCTGACCAAGGTTTTTTACCCCGAAGCCTCCAACCTCGTCGTCTTCGTCATCATGGCGGTCGTGCTGCTGCTTCGGCCGGCTGGCCTGTTCGGAAGGGACGCCTGA